The nucleotide window TCGACCTGGCGCAGATGCTTGCTGAACTGCCCAATTCTCCCCAGATCGTCTTTGCCACCGCCCATCATGAGTTTGCCGTGGAGGCGTTCGATGTGGATGCCACGGATTACATTCTCAAGCCATTCACCATGGAGCGGGTTGCACACTCCATCAACAAGGCGGAAAAATCCATGCGCAGCCGCCATGGCGACGGTCATACCATCGGCAACGGTTTTCAGGAAAGTGCAGGTCTTGCTGCGGGCAAGCGTCTTCTGGTGCACAAGCGGGGTAAAACCCTCCCGATCGCCCCTGAAGATATCCTTTTTATCAGCCGGACCGAACGGGAGACTCTGGTGCACACGGCGCGGGAAACGTATATGTCCCGCAGCAGCCTCTCCGCCCTGGAAGAGGTTCTGGCGCCGTTCTCGTTCGTCAGGGTGCATCGCAACACCTTGGTCAACCTGAAGGGTATCATCGAGATCATCCCCTGGTTCAGCGGCAGTTGTAAACTGGTGATGAACGACGCTGCGCGCAGTGAAGTCCTGGTCAGCAGGTACAATGCCAAAGATCTGAAAGAACGCCTGATTCTGAGCTCATAGCAGTCCCGACATTCCCAATTCTCCTCCATCCTCACTTTTCCTCTGGCCATATCAACCATTCAGCACGTAATCGTGCCATTCAGCACCCCTTTTGTGCCACTCGGTACGTTCTGCTTACCCGCCATCATCCTCTTCGCTATAGTAAGGTCACGAAGTCTGGCGCTCTTCTGAGCCCCGGCACAAGCCGGCATCGGGAGAAGGGCTCACAGGACTTAACCCGAAAAGAAGGAGATCAAACCATGATGGAAGAACTGATCGAATCGGCTGAACAGGAGCGGGGGGGAGTGAGCCGGCGGAGTTTTATCAAGACCGCTGCGGTGGTGGGTGCCGGCATGCTGGCGGTGCAGGCTGCGGGCCGCAGTGAAGCCCAGGCTGCCGAAGATTCCAAACAGGCGGCCAAGAAGGCTTCGGATGCTGCTGCAGGCGGGGGAGCCAAAAAGCTTTCCGACGTGCTCAAGGTTGCCCGGGAAAAGATGTATCCGCGCTGCCGGGTGTGCCCCGAGTGCGACGGGGTAGCCTGTTCCGGAGAAGTACCCGGCATGGGGGGAATCGATTCGGGCAAGGCCTTCCGCAATAACCTTCAGGCCCTTGCCGCATATAACCTCAGGATGCTCACGTTCCATGAGGTTAAAAAACCGGACACCTCTCTGACCCTGTTCGGGGCAAAGCTCTCCATGCCCATCCTCTCAGGGGTCACCGGCGGTGTCACCTATAACATGGGCTTGGGGGGAAAGGTCAGCGAAGAGGAGTACGCCGAGGGAATCATCGGTGGCTGCGTCCAGGCCGGTACCATGGGATTTGCCGCCGACGGTATCGGTGATCCGCTGTCGGTGTACGAGACGCGGCTGAAGACGGTGGCCAAGTACCGTGGCCGTGCTGTGGCGCAGATCAAGCCCCGCACACAAACCGAGATTATCGAGCGCATCCGGCTGCTGGAACAGGTCGGTGTTCCCATTTTCGCCCTGGACATCGATTCGGCAGGCCGCGCATCCCGTGCCCTGCCGGGTAAAACCGTTGAGCCCAAATCGCTGAAGCAGCTCAGGGAAATTGCCCGGTCCACCAAACTGCCATTCGTGATCAAAGGGGTCATGACCCCCGAAGAGGCGGTCATGGCCTATGAAGTCGGCGCCGCCGGCATCGTAGTGTCGAACCACGGTGGCCGGGTACTGGATCATACCCCGGGAACCGCTCAGGTATTGCCGGCCATTGCCGACAAAGTCAAAGGGAAACTATTGATCCTGGCGGATGGTGGCGTGCGATACGGTGGCGATGTGTTGAAGATGCTGGCCCTGGGAGCCAGTGCCGTTCTTGTGGGGCGTCCGTTGGTCAGAGGCTCGGTTGGTGGTGGTGCCGAGGGGGTGGCGCTCATGCTGAAGAAGATGCAGGACGAATTGGTGGTAGCTATGACGTTGACCGGTACGGCGGACGTGAAAAACGTAAGCAGAAGCATCATCATCTGAAGGGCATCCGGAGGAGGGCCGGGGCGGGCACTGAGTGTCGCTCCCCGTTTCGCCACATAGGGGAGACAATCATGAGATACGTAACATCATGCGCAATCGGCGGGCTGCTCATCCTGCTGGCCGGCACCGTATCTGCCACGGGAGGGGGCAAAGCCTTGCTGTACGGCGGGGCAGGCCAGGGAAAGGTAATCTTCGATGGGCGGCTGCACGCGTCAAAGGGCCTGGTCTGCGCGGATTGCCACAGTGCGCTTTTCAATACATGGAAAAAGGACCTGATCACCATGGACGATCATTTCAGCGACAAGGGCTGCTTTGCCTGCCACAACGGTACCAAGGTGTTCAACGAGTGCGAACAGTGCCACCGGAAGATGTGAATTCGTCGCCACATACGATAGGTCTGGAAAGGAGAACCTGACATGAGAATTACCCGTCGAATCACCGGAATCTGCGGTGGTGCTCTGCTGATGCTCGTTCTGGCGGTGAACTCCCGGGCTGCTGAAGTCCGGCTGAGCGGCGCCGCAAGCGTCGTCAGTGATCTGATAACCCCGAACAAGGCTGTGGTGGAAAAAACTACCGGCCACACCTTAACGGTGACAACGAGTACTGCGGGCAAGGGGCTGATCGACCTGGTGGAGGGGCGCAGCGATGCCTCTCTGGCTTCGGCCTCCCTGGAGGCAACCATTCAGGCTGCCAAATCCGCCGGACTGAAAGATGCACCGGCCAACCTGAAGCTGCATGTGGTCGGCACCTCCGAGGTGGTATTCATTGTCCACCCGTCAAACCGGGTCACCAGGTTGAGCTGGGAACAGATTCGGGACATCCATACCGGCAAGATCACGAACTGGAAAGAGCTGGGGGGCAAGGACCTGCCAATAACGGTTTATACCGATGCCAAGGCCAGTGCCACCAGGGGGCTGATAAAGCAGATGGTCATGGGGGGACAGGAGTATGCCTCTCATGGAAAAGCCGTGGACTTTGTCAAAAAGGTGAACGACGATGTGGCCCAAGATGAGGCCGGTATCGGCGGACTGGGGATCGGTTTCGTTGACCGGAATAAGGTAACCATCGTTGAAAGCAAAAAGGTGGAGCGCCCCTTTGCCTTTGTCACACTGGGTGAACCATCTGCCCTGCTGCGTACGGTTA belongs to Geobacter sp. SVR and includes:
- a CDS encoding LytTR family DNA-binding domain-containing protein; protein product: MRISVYIIDDEAPARRELRYLLEQIDGVTILGESSTPSQGLKGIRETRPDMVFLDIQMPGLSGIDLAQMLAELPNSPQIVFATAHHEFAVEAFDVDATDYILKPFTMERVAHSINKAEKSMRSRHGDGHTIGNGFQESAGLAAGKRLLVHKRGKTLPIAPEDILFISRTERETLVHTARETYMSRSSLSALEEVLAPFSFVRVHRNTLVNLKGIIEIIPWFSGSCKLVMNDAARSEVLVSRYNAKDLKERLILSS
- a CDS encoding alpha-hydroxy-acid oxidizing protein; amino-acid sequence: MMEELIESAEQERGGVSRRSFIKTAAVVGAGMLAVQAAGRSEAQAAEDSKQAAKKASDAAAGGGAKKLSDVLKVAREKMYPRCRVCPECDGVACSGEVPGMGGIDSGKAFRNNLQALAAYNLRMLTFHEVKKPDTSLTLFGAKLSMPILSGVTGGVTYNMGLGGKVSEEEYAEGIIGGCVQAGTMGFAADGIGDPLSVYETRLKTVAKYRGRAVAQIKPRTQTEIIERIRLLEQVGVPIFALDIDSAGRASRALPGKTVEPKSLKQLREIARSTKLPFVIKGVMTPEEAVMAYEVGAAGIVVSNHGGRVLDHTPGTAQVLPAIADKVKGKLLILADGGVRYGGDVLKMLALGASAVLVGRPLVRGSVGGGAEGVALMLKKMQDELVVAMTLTGTADVKNVSRSIII
- a CDS encoding c(7)-type cytochrome triheme domain-containing protein encodes the protein MRYVTSCAIGGLLILLAGTVSATGGGKALLYGGAGQGKVIFDGRLHASKGLVCADCHSALFNTWKKDLITMDDHFSDKGCFACHNGTKVFNECEQCHRKM
- a CDS encoding substrate-binding domain-containing protein; protein product: MRITRRITGICGGALLMLVLAVNSRAAEVRLSGAASVVSDLITPNKAVVEKTTGHTLTVTTSTAGKGLIDLVEGRSDASLASASLEATIQAAKSAGLKDAPANLKLHVVGTSEVVFIVHPSNRVTRLSWEQIRDIHTGKITNWKELGGKDLPITVYTDAKASATRGLIKQMVMGGQEYASHGKAVDFVKKVNDDVAQDEAGIGGLGIGFVDRNKVTIVESKKVERPFAFVTLGEPSALLRTVIDAYAQIGNRK